CGTCTCCACGGTGGTCGGCAGCCGCCCCGGGAGGTCGATGTCCAGCTCGACGGGTATGGGAGAGCGTCCGGCGATGTCCCGTACCGCCGCGTGCAGGCCACGCTCGCTGAGGACCTGGGGGTGCACGTTCCTGATCAATTCGCGCAGCTCGATCAGAGCTTCCCTGGCCAGCTTGTGGGCCTCGCCGACCTCCTTCGCCGCGACGCTGTTCGCGGGCAGGTCCAGCTCCGCCAGGCCCAGTCTCATGTTGAGCGCCACCAGCCGCTGCTGCGCCCCGTCGTGCAGATCGCGCTCGATGCGGCGGCGCTCCGTCTCGAAGGCATCCACCAGCCGAGCCCGGGAGCGCACGACCTCGCGCAGCTCGCCGTCCCTCGGCGCCAGCACAGCACGCGCGACCGAGCCACGAATGCCTGCCCAGGCGCCTATCGGGTACGCCGCTACGAGGAACAGCATCGCGCCCGAAATGGGTCCCGTCACCTTTTCCCAGGTGGTTGCTGTCGGTTGGAGAGGCGAGAGCAGCAGCAGGCCGGGGATGCCGATCGAGACCAGCGCCACCGCCAGGTCGGCCCAGCCGACGGCCAGCACCGACACCGCGCCATAACCGAAGGCTCTGCGGTCCGCGCGGGCCCGGCGCAACTCGCGGTCGACCAGGCAGAGTCGGCGTAGCTCCAGCGGGCCCGCGAGCGCGGCACCGAAGAGCACTGCCAGCAGCGCGCACAGAGAACCCGTCACCTTCCCGAACGGCCCGGCCAGCACCGCCGCCCCCGTCAGATACACCGCAGCCG
This sequence is a window from Streptomyces sp. NBC_01775. Protein-coding genes within it:
- a CDS encoding sensor histidine kinase, whose product is MISRNVLEALSHAPLRFPLTVWPWRALGYLLSGGTLAAAVYLTGAAVLAGPFGKVTGSLCALLAVLFGAALAGPLELRRLCLVDRELRRARADRRAFGYGAVSVLAVGWADLAVALVSIGIPGLLLLSPLQPTATTWEKVTGPISGAMLFLVAAYPIGAWAGIRGSVARAVLAPRDGELREVVRSRARLVDAFETERRRIERDLHDGAQQRLVALNMRLGLAELDLPANSVAAKEVGEAHKLAREALIELRELIRNVHPQVLSERGLHAAVRDIAGRSPIPVELDIDLPGRLPTTVETTAFFVAAEALTNAAKHSGAAECRVSARVRDGVLRLEITDDGVGGADHEAGSGLTGLADRIAAADGRMFLSSPQGGPTLVRAEIPCSPNVPSGS